The stretch of DNA cAGGGGGGTCCCTGTGGGGCAGCTCCCAGGGGGGAACTGgggctggagagaagagagacaaGGGAGTGGGCACCTGAGAGGGTCCAGCCAGGGGCTCCAGGCCATCCTTCAggcacacacagctctgctccagctcctcttcGCTGCTCCTGTCTGCCCACGCTtgtcctctcctctgcccactCTTTCTATCTTTCCTTTTGCAGGCTGCACCAAACTGCCCCTGTCTGGTAAGTGTCTGGGCTCTGCATGTGTGTGCTCCCTCCTGGTGCCCCTGCACCCTCCTGCCTCTCCCCATCACAGAATCCTTTGGGTTATTAAAGCCCTCGAAGCTCCTGGAGcccaagccctgccctcaccctgcccagcccaccactaacccacggccctcagcacctcatccctCTGAGCCCAGCCTCTGCCCCCATCACCAGCATCCCCTGTGGGGTGATGGCCCCATCTGTTCTCCCCCTTCTTGGGTGAGGTGGCATTGCTGGGGTGGCACAgcctgccccagggctgccatGGTGCTGGCATCACCATCCTGCTGGCAAACCCAGGGAGGCTCTGCTGGGAGGACTCTGCCTTGTCTTGCCAGCACCCAATGCCGTGGGGCGTGTGGGCAGGAGCGAGGGCCCCACGCTGGGGGGGCTGCCAggtgggtgctgcaggaggcatgAGCTCAGggtggggagctgctggcatCAGGGGCTGACCCCTGTTTTCCCTCAGGCGGGAGGATGCCCCCTCCTTGCATGGGGACAAGCCCATTTTGAGGAGGTTTGAGTAAGTAGAGGCATGCGTGTGTCTCCAGGCATGCGCTTCCTCAGCTGCAGGTATCAGGCCTTGAGGAACAGGAGGGTcccaccagcccctgcccagaTCTGccaagggctgctgcagcccctgcccagctctcctctgggatgctgcagcccctgcccagctctcccctagactgctgcagcccctgcccagctctgccccagactgctgcagcccctgcccagctctccccaggctgctgcagcccccttcccacctctgccctagactgctgcagcccctgcccagctctccccaggttgttgcagccccttcccacgTCTGCCCCAGACTGCTGTAGCTTCTGCCCAGCTCTCCtctgggatgctgcagcccctgcccagctctgccctgggctgctgcagcctctgcccagctctccttcagtctgctgcagcctctgcccagctctccctgggctgctgcagccccagcccagctctccctCAGGCTGCTGTagcctctgcccagctctccccaggctgctgcagcctctgcccagctctgccctgggctgctgcagcctctgcccagctctcccctgggctgctgcagccccagcccagctctgccctgggctgctgcagcttttggccaagggctgcagggagcagcgGGTGCTGGGGCCCGGCCAGTGCTGTGGCATCCCCGGGGCCATGGTGGCATCAGCCGTGTCTCTGCAGGGCTCAGAGGAGCCCAAACCCTCCCGAGGTGTCCCAGCACGGGGCTGGCTGTGCTATGGGGCTGGCTGTGCAGTGTGCTGTGCTCTGGTTTggcccctgtccccagccctgcctcgcTCCCTGCCAACGCCCGCCCTGTCTCGCAGAGCTCGCTTCTTGGAGAacctggctgcagcccagaaGGAGAAGATCTCTTCCATGGCCAAGGGACGGCTCGATGTCCTCAGCGACGCGGCGCTGGAGCATCCCACGTGGGACAGGGACGGTGGCACCCCTGAGCCTGGCACAGAGCCGCCCAGCACAAGTGGGTGCTTCTGGCATGTGTGttcccagctctgggctccttgAGGTCCCTGGGGTGGGTGTTAGGAGCCCCTCTACCCCCAGCCCATCCCTCTGACACCCAGAAGGAGCCAGGTGCTCCCCCTGCATCCTGCTCCAAACACCAGCATCCAAGCACAGCCCACCGGGGAGCAGGACCCCAAGTCTCCATGCAGGAAGCAGCATCTGCCCCATccaagcagctgctgccccagtctccagcctcctcctctccctgcagggtCTCACCTCGTCCGTCCAGACACCACTGACTCCTGCAGCACCATCTCCTCCGACACCAAGTTCATGCTGGACGTGCTCTATGCCAAGGGCTCCTCGGAGCCGGGGAGGGAGAAGGTCTTTCCTGACATCCCATCACCCACCCTGGTTCAGGATGAGGTGGAGATGGACACTGGGGGACGTGGCAGCCAGGAGAAGAAGGGCTCCTGGCTCCATGGCAGGGCTCCAGATGGACCAGTGGCCAGTGCCCATGCCAAGCTGGCACGTGCCATGTCCAGCACAGACGCCGAGAGCCACACGCAGAAGCTGGAGAACACCGGGATGATGCCAGTCAAGAAGGACGTGGAGCTGACATGGGAGCGCCTGGAGGCCAGCCCTGTGGAGCTGAAGATCAGGGACTTGGACTTCACTGATCTGGGAGAAGAAGATGACTTTGACATCCTGGACACAGGGCCTATGGCCAATGGCTCCGTCCATCCTCTGAGCATTGAAGCAACGAACACTGGAGCTCTCATGGTTCCCCCTCCACCTCCTGCCATCCCTGGTTGcccaccacctcctcctccacctcctgccatccctggttgcccaccacctcctcctccacctcctgccatccctggttgcccaccacctcctcctccacctcctgccatccctggttgcccaccacctcctcctccacctcctgccatccctggttgcccaccacctccccctccACCTCCTGCCATCCCAGGGCTGCCAAGCCCCTCAGCAACGGATGGCCCCTCCCAGGCCAAGAAGAAGAGGACAGTGAAGCTCTTCTGGaaggagctgaagcagccaGATGGCACTGTGGGGCCAGGCAGGTTCGGCCAGGCCACTCTGTGGGCGTCCCTGCAGAACGTCGAGGTGAACGCCACCAAACTGGAGCATCTCTTTGAGTCACGGTCAAAGGAAGCGCCAACTTCAAAGGTACCAGCAGGCTGGCACCCATCAGCCAAGGGGACttgggggtgggaggaaggcTGTTAGTTCCTGCAGGGACCCCAGGCATCCAGTGTCCCTGAGTACCCACAGCCCAGAGGCTCGGGGTGATGGGCAGCACGCGGGCTTGGctcacctccagctccctgcttctCTCCCCATGCCCACGAGCCCTTTGCCTGGCTGCCCCCATCCATCCTGTCCTCTCTGCAGAAGGCCATCGATGGCAagaaggtggtggtggtgctggACCCCAAGAGGAGCAACGCCATCAACATCGGGCTCACGGTGCTGCCGCCCGTGCACATCATCAAGACGGCCGTGCTCAACTTTGATGAGTTTGCGGTCAGTAAGGAAGGGATTGAGGTGAGCAAAGGGAGCTTGGCCCCTCCAAAGCTCCCCACGTGGGTCATTTCCCCTGGCCAGGGGGTGAGCATGCCTGTGCTGCCAGCCCTGAGGTGACACATCCCACGGTGTCACGTCTGGGGGCTGATACGTCGCTTTTTGCACGCTCTAGAAAATCCTGACCATGGTCCCGActgaggaggagaagcagaagatCCGGGAGGCCCAGCTGGCCAACCCTGACGTGCCCttgggctctgcagagcagttcCTGCTTGCCCTGTCTTCCATCAGCGACCTCACAGCCAGGCTCCAGCTCTGGGCCTTCAAGCTGGACTACGAGAGCCTGGAGCAGGTACAgagccacacacacacctcccctgcctcccaccccccagcactggcagcccCAGCGGTGCTGAGCACCGAGTCAGGCTTGTTCCTTGCCTATGGGAGGTGCCAATCCTGCCTGGGGATGGGCTGCATGTCCCCAAGGCAAGCGTGGGCTTCGGCTGACCATGAGGTCCACCTCAAGGGCAAAGGCAAATGCTGAAGCTCTCAAGGGAGAGAGCAGCCCAGGGGTCTCACCCACCTCTCTCCTCACCCAGGAGATCGCAGAGCCACTCTTTGATCTGAAGGTGGGCATGGAGCAGCTGGCCAGAAATCACACGTTCAAGTGCATCCTGGCCACGCTGCTGGCCATGGGCAACTTCTTGAATGGCTCCCAGGTGAGGAGCAGGGTGCAGAGGGATGTGTCTCAAGTGCTGCGAGGACAGGACCAGCCGTGGTGTGCTGGGCACCCAGGAGGGACTGTGGGAAGCCAGGGATGGTCCTGAGGCTGGGTGGTGCTTGGAGGGGCTACATCCTGGCTGGGTGGTGCAGGGGGAGTCTGCTGACTGGCTGGTCCTGAGGCTGGGTGTTGCTTGGGGCAGCTGCAGACTGGCTAGTCCTGTCCTGAGGCTGAGTGGTGCtggtgggagctgcagcctggctggtcCTGAAGCTGGGTGGTGCTTGGAGGGCTGCAATCTGGCTGGTCCTGAGGCTGAGTGGTGCTGGTAGGGGCTGCAGCCTTGGCTGGTCCTGAGGCTGGGTGGTgcttgaggggctgcagcctggctggtcCTGAGGCTGACTGGTGCtggtgggagctgcagcctggtTGATCCTGAGGCTGAGTGGTGCTGGTGGGGGCTGCAGTCTGGCTGGTCCTGAGGCTGAGTGGTGCttggggggctgcagcctggctggtcCTGAGGCTGAGTGGTGCTTGgggggggctgcagcctggctggtcCTGAAGCTGAGTGGTGCTGGTGGGGGCTGCAGACTGACTGGTGCtggtgggagctgcagcctggctggtcCTGAGCCTGAGTGGTGCTTGgggggggctgcagcctggctggtcCTGAGGCTGAGTGGTGCtggtgggagctgcagcctggctggtcCTGAGGCTGAGTGGTGCtggtgggagctgcagcctggctggtcCTGAGGCTGAGTGGTGCTTGgagggctgcagcctggctgcctgcagcaggaggggTGGAGAGGCCCCGCTGAGTCCGTTGGCATTTCAGAGCAGAGGCTTTGAGCTGGGCTACCTGGAGAAGGTCTCGGAAGTGAAGGACACGGTGCACAGGCAGTCCCTGCTCCACCACCTCTGCCAGATGGTGGTAGAGAAGTTCCCAGAGACCACCGACCTGTACTCGGAGATCGCTTCCATCACCCGCTCGGCCAAGGTGAGGCGAGGCGGGCGGCACGTGGCCGAGGCGCGCCGCAGCTCCCGCTCCCGCCTGACACTGCGCTCCTCCAGGTGGACTTCGAGGAGCTGGCCAACAGCCTGGTGCAGCTGGAGCGGAGGTGCAGGGCCTCCTGGGACAACCTGAAGGTGATCGCCAAGCACGAGACCAAGCCGGTGCTGAAGAGCAAGCTGACGGACTTCCTCAAGGACAGCACCCAGCGCGTCCTCGTCCTGAAGGTGGTGCACAGGCGCGTCCTCAACAGGTGAGTGGCGCCGGGGACACGCCGGGAGCCCCCCGTGGCCCTGCCACCGGGCACCCTGTCAAACCCCTGTCGTGCCCTGCAGGTTTCACTCCTTCCTGCTGTACCTGGGGTACCcggcgggcgcggcgcgggaCGTGAAGGCCACGGCGCTGTGCCGGCTGCTGCGGGAGTTCGCGCTGGAGTACCGCACGTGCCGCGAGCgcgtgctgcagcagcagagccggCGGGCGGCTCACCGCCAGCGCAGCAAGACCCGCGGGAGGCTCATCACCGAGGTGTGGGAGCGACAACCCACCCTCTCCACCTGCCCTCCCTCATTCCCCGtacccctccctccctccatacCCCTCCCTCCATACCCACCCCACCTCCTCGTCTCGTGCCGCAGACCGAGAAGTTCTCCGGCATcgccgaggcggcggcggcggcgcccgcCCTGGTGTCCAGCGGCCCCGAGGAGCAGATGGAAGCGGGTCACGAGAGCATGAGGAGTGTGCTCACCTCCCCCACAGACGGCCCTGCCCGCCGCAGCCGCGCCAGCCGCGGTAGGAGCGGGGTGCCAGGGGTGCCCAAGGTATGCCAGGCCAGCTGGGCACGGCTGATGCCAGTGTCCCCGTTGTCGCCGTGCAGGGATGGGGCATGCCACACCGACCCAGGGCTCTCCGGCCCAGGAGGATGTTCCCAGCTCCCCAGATGATGCTTCGGATGAAATCATGGACCAGCTGGTGAAGTCGGTGACTCACAGCGCCAACCCCCGGCCCTGTGCCAACAAGGAGCGCAGGAGGTCCCGTGGCAATAGGAAGTCCTGTAAGTTCCATCCCTGCCCCCGTGCCCTGTCCTGTCTCTCCCCAGATGCTTTTGccccctctgtgtgtgtgccctgcttgcctccttccccactggCCACCCCTGAGCTCTTATGTTGAGCCCACCAGACCACAGCAGGAGGCACCTCAAGACCAGACCCACTGGCACCCCTCCCTGCCTCAGGGCCACCCTGTCCATGCTGGCCCCAGTGCAGAGGGTCcctggcagccagcactgctgctcctgccactctcttctcctctcctctcctctccctgcagtgaGACGGACGCTGAAGAGTGGGCTCAGCGACGAGCTGGTGCAGGCGCTGGGCCTGGGGCGGGTGCCTGGCATGGAGGtgtgagggggctgagggggcttgtgctgctctgtgccactgGCAGCCCCCCAGGCAGGATGTggtggcagctcctgcagccccaggacgGGCACACTCTGCACCCTCTCCGTTTTGCCTTGCTTTTCCTCAGCCTGTGGCTCCTGGAGGTGCAGGCAGCAGGGTGGGAGTGatgccccagggctgctccgTGGGGGCAGGGATGGAGGATGCTCAGTGCCCATATGTGGGCATGAGGGCTCGGTGCTCATCTTCTTAACAGTATTAGAGAGGGCAAGGGGCTGGACCCAGACCCTCTCTGGCAACTGGGTCTGGCCCCGTGGCCTCTGTGGCAATAAAGTGATCTGACACGCTGCTCGTGTCCCTGTGTCTGGATCAATCTGTGTGCTGAGCAGGGATGCTCAAGGCTCTTGATGCCTGGGACGGGGTGATGCTCCCTCCAGCTTCCCtggagaagctgctgccatGGTCCTGAGCAAAACCTGGGTGCTGCCATGTATGTCCCAGGGTTGGCCTTGCCTGGAGAGCCTGGTGTCCCCATCCTGCAGCATCCTGAGCGACCAGGGCAATGTGATACCCCTTCTTGGGCCAAGCCAGCAGCCCTCCtgctgcatccccagccctTCTGCCCAGGGCCAGCTcttgccctgcagcagccagccctgaggCTTGCAGGCACCATTGTCCCTGGCAGGGACAGCatgctctgctctgtcctgggACAGGGGCCCCTGCCCAAGGAGTGAGGACTGCCACTAGCTCAAGGCTGCCCACTCAAGGGCAGGAGCTTGAGCACAAGGCCACGCTGCAGTAACACAGAGCAGCCTCATCTCAAACCTCACCTCTCCCTTACAAACCTCTGCTGGGGAATTTCAGCCAGAGCCAGACCTGTGCCTGAGGCAGGGTTGTTCCCATTCAGAGCTGGCCCAGGACACAGCAGCCACATTGCCCCATGCACGCCTGGTCCTGGCCAGGAACCCTCTCCCCATGCTtgacagagccaggctgccacACAACGTAAATGCAGCGAGGGTGGTATCAGCCTGGCCCTGTGGCTCATGCCAGCATGGGCATGGGTTACAACCCCCCCTGGCCACAAGGCTCCCTGCAGGTGCTGGGTGTTGGGCTGGGCACCGTCACCCGTGGCAGAGGCATTTGGGAACAGGGTCACATCCATCACAGCAGCTCCACCTCGGCACAGCCTCCGGCCCCATCCCGCACAGCAGGTCTCTGCGGCTTCCCTGGAATGAAGAAAAACTCCCCTGGGCAGGGCAGCTCCTTCCACAGCCACCCTCTGCCCAGGGTCAGCCCTCTCCTGCCAGGAGGGATGCAGCAGGGGCCTCGGAGGAGCTGGGCAGTGCCAGCTCGTTCCAGTTTGTGAGGTGGCTTTGGGGACAGTGAGGGGCCGTGCCAAGAGCATTAGGTGCCCCAAGACGTGGTCTGGCTCCACTCCTCGCTGGGTGCCTGACCTGGGTCCCCAGTGAGAGGATGAAGATGTCATGACAGATGCTGGTGACTCTGGGGCccagcaggaaggagagagagagcttGAAAAGCCTCTTCCCTGCAcctgcccagctccccagaGCTGTTTGCTCCTGAGGGATCGCTGGGGGACACcgaggcagggagctggggaatgCCCCCTGCCCGCGTGGTTTGGGGGCGCTGGGGGTGGCTGTGTCCTCAGCAGCGGCTGGGGTTTTTCCATcggggtttttttggcagccGCGCTGCAGTTCGCAGGATGCCCCCGGGGCCCCGGCCACACGCTGCCCTTGAGCGGCGCCTCCAGCGCTTGGCTTGGCCGCTGCGCAGGGGCCTTGTGCCAACACCCCCCCCAACCCTCCGGGCAAGGAGAGGGAcagggggcggcggcgggatgCCCGCGGGGGCGAGGGGCGATGCTGCAGCCccgggagggggcggcgggggcgagGGGATGCTGTGCGGCACGGCCATAGCGCCCGGCTGCCCCGGGCCGTCCGTGCGCCGCGGCCGCGAGGGGGCACGAAGGGCTCGCACACCGCTCGGGGCGCTCATACACGGCTCGGGGCGCTCGCACACGGCTCGGGGCGCTCGCCCACGGCTCGGGAGGCTCGCACACGGCTCGGGACGCTCATACACGGCTCGGGAGGCTCGCACACGGCTCGGGAGGCTCGCACACGGCTCGGGAGGCTCGCACACGGCTCGGGAGGCTCATACACGGCTCGGGACGCTCGCACACGGCACGGGAGGCTCCTAAACTGCACGGGAGGCTCGCAGACGGCACGGGAGGCTCGCAGATGGCTCGGGACGATCATACACGGCACGGGAGGCTCATACACGGCACGGCGGGCTCGCAGACGGCACAGGAGGCTCGCAGACGGCTCGGGACGCTCATACACGGCACGGCGGGCTCGCAGACGGCATGGGACGCTCGTACACGGCACAGGAGGCTCCTACACGGCACAACGGGCTCGCAGACGGCACGGCGGGCTCGTACACTGCACGGCGGGCTCGCAGACGGCACAGGAGGCTCGCAGACGGCACGGGACGCTCGTACACGGCACGGGAGGCTCGTACACGGCACAGGAGGCTCGCAGACGGCACAGCGGGCTCGTACACGGCACGGGAGGCTCGCACACGggctcccctcccctccccagcagcccggGGGCTGCGCcccgctccccccttccccGGACAAGCCGTCCCGCCGCTTTCATGTCCCCGGTGAGGTGACAGCCGCGTCGTCGGGGCTGCCGGGACGGGCTCCTGTCCCCCCCCACTCCCGCCCTTCCTTGGCTGTCTCTCCGGCACTCGGCCCTGGCCCCTGGCAGCAGAGACAAGCAGGAGACATTCGCTGTCTCATTTAGTCTTTTCCGTGACAGTTTGGCAGTGGCCATCGCCTCCCACCCTTCACTGAGCCTGTGCTGGAAGGTCCCTCGCCTCCCCCATCCCAGCCCGACAGCGCTGTCCCGGCACgggctcctctctcctgccAGCTCCTGAGGCTGGCTGCGACCTGCTGTCACCGCGGGCacgtccctgctgctgtccccGAGCTCAGAGGGGCATCGCCTGCTGGCCAGGGCTCGAGACTGCCACCAAGTCCCACCACCTTGTGTGAGAAGGACCCTTCCTTACCAGGGAGAGCACAACCTCGGTTTTGGTCAGAGCTTGGAGCCATCCAGAACGCTTCTTGCAAGCACCAGTAAGCCCTGGCCACCTTCCAGGAGCACCACCACTATCTGCCCACCCTGCCCCCTCCAAATTCCTCCTGCTGTCTCAGCTGCAGGACTCCTCCTTTACCTCCCAGCCCCAACCCTCTTGAGCAACTCCAGGCTGACAACACACTCCACTCTGCAGtcaccttccccagcagcacacgACAGGAACCAGGTCACAGCTGCCACGACTTATTGCCTTCTCCCCTGGGGGCAGAGGTGGCAGGATGGCACCTGGAGCATGGCCCAGGGCTTCCCCTGGGATCTGTCTCATGGACAAGAGGGAGAGACACATTTTTCCCTGTCCCCCATCACCCTAATATCAAGGTAAGGGCCCTGTGGTGAGCATGGGAGAGACAGTGGATGGGAAGGTGATGCTGGGCTGGCAAAGCAAGCCTGGCATGGGTACCATACATGCCCCAGGAGATGGGGGATGCAGAGCACCTGacaccagcagagctgggagcacTTGAGCCTGTCACCAACGCTTCCCAGCCACACTGAAGCAGCAaaggtccctgca from Colius striatus isolate bColStr4 chromosome 14, bColStr4.1.hap1, whole genome shotgun sequence encodes:
- the FHOD1 gene encoding FH1/FH2 domain-containing protein 1 isoform X2, yielding MLFVDGMQGVINHNETMQWLYTLSGSPFRLVVKMALKLLLVFVEYTEPNALLLIRAVNAVDQARGVCPWSNLMAILEQRNGADTELLVFAVTLINKTLAALPDQDTFYDVTDCLEQQGMERVVQQYLGNKGTDLDLKQQFTLYESALKLEDDVEEPPSGARKERRRTDEGRRGWRSQGGCPEPSPDTQPLLGSPGTPKEPPTEDTVAVPTPSSPAEPCPSSIYNSASSVQLALASPLAKKEQPPALGERSVYKARFLENLAAAQKEKISSMAKGRLDVLSDAALEHPTWDRDGGTPEPGTEPPSTRSHLVRPDTTDSCSTISSDTKFMLDVLYAKGSSEPGREKVFPDIPSPTLVQDEVEMDTGGRGSQEKKGSWLHGRAPDGPVASAHAKLARAMSSTDAESHTQKLENTGMMPVKKDVELTWERLEASPVELKIRDLDFTDLGEEDDFDILDTGPMANGSVHPLSIEATNTGALMVPPPPPAIPGCPPPPPPPPAIPGCPPPPPPPPAIPGCPPPPPPPPAIPGCPPPPPPPPAIPGCPPPPPPPPAIPGLPSPSATDGPSQAKKKRTVKLFWKELKQPDGTVGPGRFGQATLWASLQNVEVNATKLEHLFESRSKEAPTSKKAIDGKKVVVVLDPKRSNAINIGLTVLPPVHIIKTAVLNFDEFAVSKEGIEKILTMVPTEEEKQKIREAQLANPDVPLGSAEQFLLALSSISDLTARLQLWAFKLDYESLEQEIAEPLFDLKVGMEQLARNHTFKCILATLLAMGNFLNGSQSRGFELGYLEKVSEVKDTVHRQSLLHHLCQMVVEKFPETTDLYSEIASITRSAKVDFEELANSLVQLERRCRASWDNLKVIAKHETKPVLKSKLTDFLKDSTQRVLVLKVVHRRVLNRFHSFLLYLGYPAGAARDVKATALCRLLREFALEYRTCRERVLQQQSRRAAHRQRSKTRGRLITETEKFSGIAEAAAAAPALVSSGPEEQMEAGHESMRSVLTSPTDGPARRSRASRGMGHATPTQGSPAQEDVPSSPDDASDEIMDQLVKSVTHSANPRPCANKERRRSRGNRKSLRRTLKSGLSDELVQALGLGRVPGMEV
- the FHOD1 gene encoding FH1/FH2 domain-containing protein 1 isoform X1; protein product: MAEAAVPCRVQYLEDADPFGCGSFPEPRRAPVYAVDEALALGAQLPAVHRLLEAPLPLEDCTLQVSPSGHYLDLDLSLLEQKDDLEGFYEEVRKGRRPTLLLRTQLSVRVHAIIEKLYNSQGPELRRSLFSLKQLFQEDKDLVPEFVNLDGLTCLIKVGAEADQNYQNYILRALSQIMLFVDGMQGVINHNETMQWLYTLSGSPFRLVVKMALKLLLVFVEYTEPNALLLIRAVNAVDQARGVCPWSNLMAILEQRNGADTELLVFAVTLINKTLAALPDQDTFYDVTDCLEQQGMERVVQQYLGNKGTDLDLKQQFTLYESALKLEDDVEEPPSGARKERRRTDEGRRGWRSQGGCPEPSPDTQPLLGSPGTPKEPPTEDTVAVPTPSSPAEPCPSSIYNSASSVQLALASPLAKKEQPPALGERSVYKARFLENLAAAQKEKISSMAKGRLDVLSDAALEHPTWDRDGGTPEPGTEPPSTRSHLVRPDTTDSCSTISSDTKFMLDVLYAKGSSEPGREKVFPDIPSPTLVQDEVEMDTGGRGSQEKKGSWLHGRAPDGPVASAHAKLARAMSSTDAESHTQKLENTGMMPVKKDVELTWERLEASPVELKIRDLDFTDLGEEDDFDILDTGPMANGSVHPLSIEATNTGALMVPPPPPAIPGCPPPPPPPPAIPGCPPPPPPPPAIPGCPPPPPPPPAIPGCPPPPPPPPAIPGCPPPPPPPPAIPGLPSPSATDGPSQAKKKRTVKLFWKELKQPDGTVGPGRFGQATLWASLQNVEVNATKLEHLFESRSKEAPTSKKAIDGKKVVVVLDPKRSNAINIGLTVLPPVHIIKTAVLNFDEFAVSKEGIEKILTMVPTEEEKQKIREAQLANPDVPLGSAEQFLLALSSISDLTARLQLWAFKLDYESLEQEIAEPLFDLKVGMEQLARNHTFKCILATLLAMGNFLNGSQSRGFELGYLEKVSEVKDTVHRQSLLHHLCQMVVEKFPETTDLYSEIASITRSAKVDFEELANSLVQLERRCRASWDNLKVIAKHETKPVLKSKLTDFLKDSTQRVLVLKVVHRRVLNRFHSFLLYLGYPAGAARDVKATALCRLLREFALEYRTCRERVLQQQSRRAAHRQRSKTRGRLITETEKFSGIAEAAAAAPALVSSGPEEQMEAGHESMRSVLTSPTDGPARRSRASRGMGHATPTQGSPAQEDVPSSPDDASDEIMDQLVKSVTHSANPRPCANKERRRSRGNRKSLRRTLKSGLSDELVQALGLGRVPGMEV